The following are encoded in a window of Rubellicoccus peritrichatus genomic DNA:
- the ilvB gene encoding biosynthetic-type acetolactate synthase large subunit — protein sequence MKNQPVVDFPPQDEVGPAMKGADCVVACLEREGVDVVFAYPGGASMELHQALTKTKKIRTILPRHEQGGGFMAHGYARATGKAGVCMATSGPGATNLVTCIADAYMDSIPLVAITGQVYQEFIGKSAFQETDFFGMTLPIVKHSFLVLDIKELPMIIKKAFMIATSGRPGPVVVDIPKDVQIQVFEPVFPGAVEIPGMAEDPHSTDAELEAVLRLIEGAKRPVFYTGGGILSANASDNLRRLAKLTGLPVASTLMGLGAIPPDDPQSLYWFGMHGTVAGNWAVCDSDLLICLGARFDDRITGTVSKFAPDAEIVHFDIDKSEHNKNKHAHHVLHCEIGYGIKRLCELIEAGPFEKPDLSDWFSTINKWKKDHPYPFNYKPSKYILPQDAITALYEETKGEAIISTGVGQHQMWAPQYYHFKEPRCFISSLGLGTMGFGLPAAIGAKVACPDRPVIDIDGDGSFLMNVQELATAKIEKIPVKILLLNNQHLGMVVQWEDRFYEGTRGHTILGDPENIGGPDNLDAVYPNFVEVAKGFGIKSRQVHKKEELKDAIREMMADPDEPFLLDVLVPYTEHVLPFIPQKATAKEILTE from the coding sequence ATGAAAAACCAACCGGTTGTTGATTTTCCTCCGCAGGATGAAGTTGGCCCGGCGATGAAAGGCGCAGATTGCGTCGTCGCCTGCCTCGAGCGTGAGGGCGTGGATGTGGTGTTTGCCTATCCCGGTGGTGCCTCCATGGAGCTGCACCAGGCCCTGACTAAAACGAAAAAGATCCGTACGATTCTGCCTCGCCATGAGCAGGGTGGTGGATTTATGGCGCATGGTTATGCCCGTGCCACTGGCAAGGCTGGTGTCTGCATGGCGACCTCCGGGCCGGGAGCAACCAACCTTGTTACCTGTATTGCTGATGCCTACATGGACTCGATTCCGCTGGTTGCAATTACCGGTCAGGTTTATCAGGAGTTTATTGGTAAAAGCGCCTTCCAGGAGACGGATTTCTTTGGGATGACCCTTCCGATTGTTAAGCACAGCTTCCTCGTGCTCGATATCAAAGAGCTCCCAATGATCATCAAGAAGGCTTTCATGATTGCGACAAGTGGCCGTCCGGGACCGGTTGTTGTAGATATTCCAAAGGATGTTCAGATCCAGGTTTTCGAACCTGTTTTCCCAGGTGCGGTTGAAATTCCCGGTATGGCGGAGGATCCTCACTCCACTGATGCCGAGCTGGAAGCCGTTTTACGTCTGATTGAAGGGGCAAAACGTCCGGTCTTTTACACAGGTGGCGGTATTCTTTCTGCCAATGCCAGTGATAATCTGCGTCGCCTTGCCAAGCTGACTGGCCTTCCGGTTGCATCTACGCTCATGGGCCTTGGTGCGATTCCGCCTGATGATCCACAGAGCCTTTACTGGTTTGGCATGCATGGGACAGTTGCGGGTAATTGGGCAGTTTGCGACAGTGATTTGTTGATTTGCCTGGGGGCGCGTTTCGATGACCGTATTACGGGGACTGTTTCCAAGTTCGCTCCGGATGCGGAGATTGTTCACTTCGACATCGATAAAAGTGAGCACAACAAAAACAAGCATGCGCACCATGTTTTACATTGCGAGATTGGCTATGGAATCAAGCGCCTGTGCGAACTGATTGAAGCAGGTCCGTTTGAGAAACCAGATTTGAGTGACTGGTTCTCCACGATCAACAAGTGGAAGAAAGATCATCCTTATCCTTTCAATTACAAGCCTTCCAAATACATCCTGCCGCAGGATGCGATCACGGCTCTATATGAGGAAACCAAGGGTGAGGCGATTATTTCAACGGGTGTTGGTCAGCATCAGATGTGGGCACCTCAGTATTACCATTTCAAAGAGCCACGTTGCTTTATCAGTTCACTTGGTCTCGGGACAATGGGCTTTGGTCTCCCGGCCGCGATTGGAGCCAAGGTGGCCTGCCCGGATCGTCCGGTTATTGATATCGATGGCGATGGTTCCTTCCTGATGAATGTCCAGGAGTTGGCCACGGCCAAGATTGAGAAGATTCCGGTTAAGATCCTGCTCCTCAATAATCAGCACCTTGGGATGGTGGTTCAGTGGGAGGATCGATTCTACGAAGGCACTCGTGGGCATACTATCCTGGGTGATCCTGAGAATATCGGTGGTCCGGACAATCTCGACGCGGTTTATCCGAATTTCGTGGAAGTCGCCAAAGGCTTTGGCATTAAATCACGTCAGGTCCATAAAAAGGAAGAGTTGAAGGATGCTATTCGCGAAATGATGGCCGATCCGGATGAACCTTTCCTTTTGGATGTCCTCGTTCCTTACACCGAACACGTGCTGCCATTCATCCCGCAGAAGGCGACAGCAAAGGAAATCCTGACTGAGTGA
- a CDS encoding MarR family transcriptional regulator — protein sequence MAQSEHLLSGTKLWLSLFRAYRSVEKIDLESVKALGFACITDFALLEILLHLGPLPVSTIGKKVLLTSGSVTSAIDRAEKAGLVERSRDTKDRRTVIVALTTKGQQRIQIAFTEHAKNLDLAFTKLSAEERKQLVLLLAKVRNQD from the coding sequence ATGGCGCAATCTGAGCATTTGCTTTCCGGGACCAAACTGTGGCTTTCTCTCTTTCGAGCCTACCGTTCTGTCGAGAAAATTGACCTGGAGAGCGTCAAAGCACTTGGCTTCGCCTGCATCACGGACTTCGCCTTGCTGGAAATACTCCTGCATCTGGGCCCACTTCCAGTCAGTACGATCGGAAAGAAAGTCTTACTAACCAGCGGCTCGGTCACCAGTGCAATTGATCGTGCCGAAAAGGCAGGCTTGGTCGAACGATCCCGCGACACTAAAGATCGCAGAACCGTGATCGTTGCGCTGACGACCAAAGGTCAACAGCGCATCCAAATCGCATTTACAGAGCATGCCAAGAATCTTGACCTGGCCTTTACCAAACTTTCAGCCGAAGAGAGAAAGCAACTGGTTCTGCTGCTCGCTAAAGTACGCAATCAGGATTAA
- the miaA gene encoding tRNA (adenosine(37)-N6)-dimethylallyltransferase MiaA: protein MDKSIYIITGPTAVGKTALAIQWALAHDAEIVSCDSLLFYRGMDIGTAKPTIEEQAKVPHHLIDISSVSTQFNVHDFTQAARKVVLDIQSRGKRVLVTGGSGFYLKSFYAPVSDQYEPSEAVRTEIHELEFNGGLDAVVERLKQLNPDGVGELDLLNPRRVNRALERCLVSGKSLLEMRAEFDQTKGPFYEWTKRSCLLMRSKESLAKRIETRTHAMLAEGLADEVRQLVSDGIDRNVSASHAIGYRETLAWLDSGQELGDLEASINQNTRRLVARQMKWFRNQFKADRIVDLDNDQFEVESLFGRESEGR from the coding sequence GTGGATAAGAGTATTTACATCATCACGGGCCCAACAGCAGTAGGAAAGACTGCTTTGGCGATTCAGTGGGCGCTTGCCCATGATGCGGAGATTGTGTCCTGTGATTCTCTGCTCTTCTATCGAGGCATGGACATCGGCACAGCCAAGCCAACAATTGAAGAGCAGGCTAAGGTGCCACATCACCTCATAGATATCTCGTCTGTTTCCACACAGTTCAATGTTCATGACTTTACTCAAGCAGCTCGCAAAGTTGTTCTTGATATTCAAAGCCGTGGTAAGCGGGTGCTCGTTACGGGCGGGAGCGGCTTTTACTTAAAATCCTTTTATGCTCCGGTTTCTGATCAGTATGAGCCCAGCGAGGCGGTTCGTACTGAGATCCATGAGCTTGAATTCAATGGTGGTTTGGATGCAGTCGTCGAACGTTTGAAGCAATTGAACCCGGATGGAGTAGGGGAGCTGGATCTGCTGAACCCAAGGCGAGTCAATCGGGCTTTGGAGCGCTGCCTGGTTTCGGGCAAATCGCTACTGGAAATGCGTGCTGAATTCGATCAGACGAAAGGTCCTTTTTATGAATGGACAAAGCGGTCATGCCTCCTGATGCGTTCCAAGGAGTCTTTGGCAAAACGAATAGAGACACGGACGCATGCCATGCTTGCGGAGGGATTGGCTGATGAGGTCCGCCAGCTGGTCAGCGATGGAATTGACCGGAATGTTAGCGCAAGCCATGCGATTGGCTACCGTGAGACTTTGGCATGGTTGGACTCCGGGCAGGAGCTTGGTGACCTTGAAGCATCGATTAACCAGAATACCCGGCGTTTGGTTGCCAGACAGATGAAGTGGTTTCGAAATCAGTTTAAAGCGGACCGCATTGTCGACCTGGATAACGATCAATTTGAAGTTGAATCGCTCTTCGGTCGCGAGAGTGAAGGGCGATAA
- a CDS encoding DUF2851 family protein, with protein sequence MPQTISNHVAEIQGLYGPVTVSEKLIQRLWLRGDYQKDTLKTESGKSIIVKRPGRWNMQEGPDFIGAELMINGKPVNGDVELHFYARDWFAHQHHEQRRFDKVVLHVVVFPPPSNAAIHTLSGYEPETLVLLPHMSVDLEAYAADEAMREWESRDSASILEKFLYKAPEEREHQIIENARKRFFQKVAFARKRLDKSGSEQAYHQMTLEILGYRRNRSPMSTIAEAYKARTFLSDSPEDIFKSQQEHWKLSGLRPANHPRKRLEQYAKLLRDSPDWVTKLQAWGKAQRISEGTFSKDTKAYRRTKRLTAQRREIADIILAGAIGGTRLDTWAIDGLIPLLAISKPNAWFPLWFHWFPGDMPDAVSNFLQHCELPEKAQPRSNGWLQGAWQIFLESGL encoded by the coding sequence GTGCCACAAACCATCTCAAATCACGTAGCTGAAATACAGGGCCTATACGGTCCAGTCACAGTTTCAGAAAAACTAATTCAACGCCTCTGGCTGCGTGGTGACTATCAAAAAGACACCCTCAAGACCGAATCAGGAAAAAGCATAATAGTAAAACGCCCCGGACGTTGGAACATGCAGGAAGGGCCGGATTTTATCGGAGCTGAATTGATGATCAATGGAAAGCCAGTCAATGGCGATGTTGAGCTCCACTTCTACGCACGTGACTGGTTCGCCCACCAACATCATGAGCAACGGCGGTTCGATAAAGTCGTACTTCACGTTGTAGTTTTCCCACCTCCGTCCAATGCAGCAATTCATACGTTGAGCGGCTATGAACCGGAAACGCTCGTGCTTCTCCCACATATGTCGGTTGACCTTGAAGCCTACGCAGCAGATGAGGCTATGCGTGAATGGGAAAGCCGGGATTCCGCCAGTATTTTAGAGAAATTTCTTTATAAGGCACCCGAAGAGCGGGAGCATCAGATTATAGAAAATGCCAGAAAACGTTTCTTTCAAAAAGTTGCTTTCGCCCGCAAAAGATTAGACAAATCAGGCAGCGAACAGGCGTATCACCAAATGACACTGGAGATCCTGGGTTATCGACGTAATCGAAGCCCGATGTCAACGATCGCTGAAGCCTATAAGGCTCGCACTTTTCTCAGCGATAGCCCTGAGGACATCTTCAAAAGCCAGCAAGAACATTGGAAACTCTCTGGCCTACGACCTGCAAATCATCCCAGGAAACGACTTGAACAATATGCAAAGCTCCTCCGGGACTCACCGGATTGGGTGACAAAGCTACAAGCATGGGGTAAAGCGCAAAGAATCAGTGAAGGCACCTTTTCAAAGGATACCAAGGCCTATCGACGTACAAAACGATTAACCGCTCAACGTCGTGAAATAGCAGACATTATTTTAGCCGGAGCCATCGGCGGAACACGTCTTGACACTTGGGCAATTGATGGACTGATCCCCCTGCTTGCTATCTCAAAACCGAATGCATGGTTCCCGCTCTGGTTCCATTGGTTTCCAGGTGATATGCCAGACGCAGTAAGTAACTTTTTGCAGCACTGTGAACTTCCTGAGAAAGCTCAACCACGAAGCAACGGCTGGTTGCAAGGAGCCTGGCAAATCTTCCTCGAAAGCGGCTTGTAA
- a CDS encoding UDP-N-acetylmuramate--L-alanine ligase: MRSIVHCLIVNLPHRAWMHIYFMGVCGTAMGNAALMMREAGHDVSGADTGVYPPMSDQLRSGGIDVLEGWSAHRLETLAPDLVVVGNVISRGNPEVEWLLETNRIPYTSLPDLLGNEAIGKRPSVVVAGTHGKTTTSTLTAFLLESSGLNPGWLIGGVPLNLPTGACFGQPDMPFVIEGDEYDSAFFDKRSKFVHYRPRILALNNLEFDHGDIFRDLADILRSFSHVIRLVPRGGSIVYNGDDENLAKLLPVDWCQAYSVGIGEGCDLRIIDFAEDRKGASFVLRWRGTIWGKVKWDMSGLFNARNAAVAALSAGLVAKPDDPLCAIDLGLLSRFKGIKRRQEILLENEALTVIEDFGHHPTAIAGTLQSLRARYPDHRLTACFEPRSNTAATNVLESDFEKALGLADAVYLGPVHRAERYAEERRLNTNAMAARLNQQSVCSGAFKTNDDLVEELIHATRTKQDKPRCVVFFSNGAFGGVMPRYVDACCE; the protein is encoded by the coding sequence ATGCGCTCGATTGTGCATTGCCTGATCGTAAATCTTCCTCATCGTGCATGGATGCACATTTATTTTATGGGCGTTTGTGGCACGGCAATGGGGAATGCTGCGCTAATGATGCGTGAAGCTGGCCACGATGTTAGTGGCGCGGATACCGGTGTTTACCCGCCAATGAGCGATCAGTTGCGAAGTGGCGGTATCGATGTCCTCGAAGGGTGGAGTGCTCACCGTCTGGAGACGCTTGCTCCTGATCTTGTTGTCGTTGGCAACGTGATTTCTCGTGGTAACCCCGAGGTCGAATGGCTTCTTGAAACGAATCGTATACCCTACACGTCATTACCGGATCTCCTGGGCAATGAGGCCATTGGCAAACGTCCATCTGTTGTTGTTGCTGGAACACATGGAAAAACCACCACCTCTACCCTGACTGCCTTTTTATTGGAAAGCAGTGGATTAAATCCAGGTTGGCTCATTGGTGGAGTTCCTTTGAATTTACCCACCGGTGCCTGCTTTGGTCAGCCCGATATGCCTTTCGTGATCGAAGGTGACGAGTATGACAGTGCCTTTTTTGACAAGCGAAGCAAATTCGTACATTACCGCCCGCGGATTCTGGCTTTGAACAATCTTGAATTCGATCATGGCGACATTTTTCGCGATCTCGCGGATATCTTACGGAGCTTCAGCCATGTTATTCGTCTAGTTCCTCGTGGTGGCAGCATTGTTTATAATGGTGATGATGAAAACCTAGCAAAGCTGCTTCCAGTGGACTGGTGTCAGGCTTACTCTGTAGGGATTGGCGAGGGTTGCGATTTGCGGATTATTGATTTTGCGGAAGATCGGAAAGGTGCTTCGTTTGTGTTACGCTGGCGTGGGACAATCTGGGGCAAAGTAAAATGGGATATGTCGGGGCTTTTCAATGCACGCAACGCTGCAGTAGCAGCTCTTTCAGCAGGCCTGGTGGCTAAGCCCGATGATCCACTTTGTGCCATAGATCTTGGATTGCTCTCTCGCTTTAAAGGAATCAAGCGTCGACAGGAGATATTGCTGGAGAATGAAGCACTTACAGTCATTGAGGATTTCGGGCACCATCCGACTGCTATTGCTGGTACACTGCAATCCTTGCGTGCGCGTTATCCGGACCATCGTCTGACAGCCTGCTTTGAACCAAGGAGCAACACTGCCGCAACAAATGTATTGGAGTCCGATTTTGAAAAAGCCCTTGGGCTTGCTGATGCGGTTTATCTTGGTCCCGTTCATCGTGCCGAGCGCTATGCAGAAGAGCGACGGCTAAATACAAATGCCATGGCGGCAAGATTGAATCAGCAGTCAGTATGTTCGGGGGCTTTTAAAACTAATGATGACCTTGTCGAAGAACTGATCCATGCAACCAGGACCAAGCAGGACAAGCCACGCTGTGTGGTCTTTTTCTCTAATGGTGCCTTTGGCGGAGTGATGCCGCGCTATGTGGATGCGTGCTGCGAATGA
- a CDS encoding site-specific DNA-methyltransferase has translation MHINIENQDCVLGMKSLPGESVDVVITSPPYNIGIAYNSYDDKGTREDYLNWTRDWTHGVNRVLKDDGSFFINIGASPKDPLLPHQIALQLSEDFVLQNTFHWIKAVSVETREGDTVSAGHFKPINSKRYVTDCHEYVFHFTKHGNVPLDRLAIGVPYADKSNIARWGHTDGKDKRCRGNTWFVPYETIKSRSKDRPHPATFPAKLAEHCIRIHGEPEQSCVMDPFLGIGHSLRAAQACKASQFIGFEIDPDYFKEAQTLTHSQHAST, from the coding sequence ATGCATATCAACATAGAAAACCAGGATTGTGTCCTCGGCATGAAAAGTCTGCCTGGAGAATCCGTCGATGTTGTCATCACCTCACCACCTTATAACATCGGTATTGCCTATAATTCCTACGATGACAAAGGCACACGCGAAGACTACCTTAACTGGACACGCGACTGGACGCATGGAGTCAATCGAGTTCTGAAAGACGATGGCTCATTCTTCATCAATATAGGAGCGTCACCCAAAGATCCATTGCTACCGCACCAAATCGCACTCCAACTGAGCGAGGACTTTGTACTACAAAACACCTTTCATTGGATCAAGGCGGTTTCAGTTGAAACACGAGAAGGCGATACAGTCTCAGCAGGTCACTTCAAGCCGATCAATTCCAAACGTTATGTTACGGATTGCCATGAATATGTATTCCACTTCACCAAACATGGAAATGTTCCGCTCGACCGTCTTGCAATCGGTGTGCCCTATGCAGACAAATCAAACATAGCACGCTGGGGCCATACGGACGGGAAAGACAAGCGTTGCCGTGGCAATACATGGTTTGTCCCTTATGAAACCATCAAATCGAGGTCAAAGGATCGCCCTCACCCTGCCACTTTCCCTGCAAAGTTGGCCGAACATTGCATTCGAATCCATGGAGAACCGGAACAGAGTTGTGTCATGGACCCTTTTCTTGGCATTGGTCATTCACTCCGCGCCGCTCAAGCTTGCAAAGCTTCCCAGTTTATAGGTTTTGAAATTGATCCTGACTACTTCAAGGAAGCTCAAACACTGACTCATTCGCAGCACGCATCCACATAG
- a CDS encoding sulfatase: MTQPKEKPRNIIWIFGDQHRSQALSCHGDPNIHTPNIDRMAHEGVDCRGCVSGFPLCCPARGTLLTGRYPHHAVAGHEEPLDPTLPTIADPFNNAGYHTAYFGKWHLDGFHERTGRSAMHIIPPERRGRFQQWEGYENNNSQWDCWIHGGEGGNAFHEKLEGYETDALTDRMLYYLDERLSSNEDGQPFFSVLSVQPPHDPYVAPEQWMKNHSHANVKLRDNVPPIPRIVEQARTEVAGYAAMVENLDFHVGRIMQKLEEYDAVKDTVILFFSDHGDQLGSHGHFRKHSPYEESTRVPLIIWGGTPMYGARRGTNYEPVSLVDLAQTSLGICGIEAPDSMEGHDYSWLWDKKQSRPDDAPDSAYLQVVNPTGHGNSMDRPYRGIVTADGWKYVCLEGQPWMLFNLNEDPLELANHAQRPETGAIRAKLNKRLQKWIDDTGDSFILPEVK; the protein is encoded by the coding sequence ATGACACAACCCAAGGAGAAACCTCGCAATATCATCTGGATTTTTGGAGACCAGCACCGCTCTCAAGCACTCAGCTGCCATGGAGATCCCAATATCCACACTCCAAACATCGACCGGATGGCCCATGAAGGTGTTGACTGTCGTGGGTGCGTCAGCGGGTTCCCCCTATGCTGTCCGGCTCGAGGAACGCTCCTGACTGGACGCTATCCGCACCATGCGGTTGCTGGCCATGAAGAGCCGCTTGATCCGACCCTTCCAACCATTGCCGATCCATTTAATAATGCAGGCTATCACACTGCTTACTTTGGCAAATGGCATCTGGATGGCTTTCACGAACGAACTGGGCGCAGCGCCATGCATATTATCCCACCTGAACGCAGAGGACGTTTCCAACAATGGGAAGGCTATGAAAACAACAATAGTCAATGGGACTGCTGGATACACGGTGGCGAAGGTGGCAACGCTTTTCATGAAAAACTGGAAGGCTACGAAACCGATGCCCTGACAGACCGCATGCTATATTATCTTGATGAACGCCTCTCCTCCAACGAAGACGGTCAACCTTTCTTTAGCGTGCTGTCAGTTCAGCCACCACATGACCCGTACGTCGCACCTGAGCAGTGGATGAAAAATCATAGCCATGCAAATGTTAAACTACGAGACAACGTCCCTCCCATTCCCCGCATTGTTGAACAGGCCCGCACTGAAGTCGCGGGCTACGCCGCCATGGTGGAAAATCTTGATTTTCACGTTGGTCGCATCATGCAAAAGCTGGAAGAGTACGATGCTGTCAAAGATACAGTCATCCTCTTTTTCAGCGACCATGGCGATCAACTTGGAAGCCATGGACATTTCCGCAAACACTCCCCCTATGAAGAATCAACTCGGGTTCCATTAATAATCTGGGGCGGCACTCCAATGTATGGAGCTCGAAGAGGCACCAATTACGAACCCGTGAGTCTCGTTGATCTGGCACAAACATCACTCGGTATATGCGGCATCGAAGCACCTGATTCGATGGAAGGTCATGACTACTCATGGCTGTGGGACAAAAAGCAGTCACGTCCAGACGATGCTCCGGATTCCGCCTATCTTCAAGTCGTCAATCCAACTGGCCATGGAAACAGTATGGATCGACCCTATAGAGGAATCGTCACCGCAGACGGCTGGAAGTATGTTTGCCTTGAGGGGCAGCCCTGGATGTTGTTCAATCTAAATGAAGACCCTCTTGAGCTGGCCAACCATGCTCAACGCCCGGAAACTGGAGCCATAAGGGCTAAGCTAAATAAACGCTTACAAAAATGGATCGATGACACTGGGGATTCGTTCATTTTACCAGAAGTGAAGTAG
- a CDS encoding AraC family transcriptional regulator, with amino-acid sequence MRRIVFEADKQECLIPDMKMIGWSQFTSANWLGAHSHADTYELCYIKRGSTHWWVGDELFNIEPGEIFITWPDELHGGENSIMHPCELYWVQFSLKPEGGRLGLSPSAAKKLNQALQALPYRKCRAPETMIDHYERILSAHKHPDFFAKAIVQSSLHILIHEALQAFERSKDTSSKRVYSTRIQRAIHWFRKNIEENITIEEAAEHAGLKPSQFRNLFRKETGFSPIEYLTRIRIEKAKQLLIDTELSVTDVAFQLGFNTSQYFATSFRRVTGQTPRAFRKVRQEQSMKKLST; translated from the coding sequence ATGCGTCGAATAGTCTTTGAAGCAGACAAACAGGAATGCCTTATTCCGGATATGAAGATGATTGGCTGGTCGCAATTCACTTCTGCAAATTGGCTGGGGGCTCATAGCCATGCTGACACCTATGAGTTATGCTACATCAAACGAGGTTCAACACATTGGTGGGTCGGCGATGAATTATTTAATATAGAGCCAGGTGAAATCTTCATCACCTGGCCAGACGAACTGCACGGAGGCGAAAACAGTATCATGCATCCATGCGAACTCTACTGGGTTCAATTTTCCCTAAAACCTGAGGGAGGAAGACTCGGGTTATCACCGTCAGCAGCAAAAAAACTGAATCAGGCTCTACAAGCCCTGCCCTATCGCAAATGTCGTGCTCCGGAAACAATGATCGATCATTATGAGCGTATATTAAGTGCTCATAAGCATCCTGACTTTTTCGCAAAAGCGATCGTCCAATCAAGCCTGCATATTTTGATTCACGAAGCACTCCAGGCATTCGAACGTTCAAAAGACACATCCAGTAAACGGGTCTATTCAACGCGAATCCAGAGGGCAATTCACTGGTTTCGCAAAAACATCGAAGAAAACATCACGATCGAAGAAGCAGCAGAACATGCGGGACTGAAACCCAGCCAATTCAGAAACTTATTTCGCAAAGAAACAGGATTCAGCCCAATCGAATACCTAACCCGCATTCGTATTGAGAAAGCGAAGCAACTGCTTATCGACACCGAACTCTCTGTTACTGACGTTGCTTTTCAATTAGGTTTCAACACGAGTCAGTATTTTGCCACTTCTTTTAGGCGCGTAACCGGGCAGACGCCACGTGCTTTTCGTAAAGTGCGGCAAGAACAGAGCATGAAAAAACTATCGACCTGA
- a CDS encoding fatty acid desaturase — protein sequence MNESKENNYSVGWYRVPLPKELRRELNARSDVKGFMQAGGYLGLMFLSGLGVFLVWQNLSWPWLIPALFIHGTICSFQINAVHELVHGTVFKTKWLNTLFVHFFAFFGWINHRFFWASHTEHHKYTLHDPHDMEVVLPIKFSLSGFMKGAFINIPGIQWKLKRDFKTACGMWNNDWEKQLCEGQKRRHAICNWSRILIGGHLLIAVVSIYFGLWIVPIIVSLNFAYGGALLFFLNNTQHVGLQDHTTDFRLNSRTFYTNPVFRFLYWNMNYHIEHHMYASVPCYNLSKLHEAIKSELPPTPNGLIQTWFHIIGVLYRQQEEPGYQYEPKIPESEFRKAV from the coding sequence ATGAATGAATCAAAAGAAAACAATTACAGTGTGGGGTGGTATCGAGTACCACTTCCTAAAGAGTTGCGTCGTGAATTGAATGCACGTAGTGACGTAAAAGGCTTTATGCAAGCCGGTGGCTATCTTGGGCTAATGTTTCTAAGTGGCCTGGGTGTTTTTCTTGTATGGCAAAATCTTTCATGGCCCTGGTTGATTCCGGCTTTATTCATCCATGGGACGATTTGCTCATTTCAAATCAATGCAGTCCATGAACTAGTTCACGGAACTGTTTTTAAAACGAAGTGGCTGAATACACTGTTTGTTCACTTTTTTGCGTTCTTTGGCTGGATCAACCATCGTTTCTTTTGGGCCAGTCATACCGAGCATCACAAATACACCTTGCACGACCCGCATGACATGGAAGTGGTCCTCCCGATTAAGTTCTCATTGTCCGGTTTTATGAAAGGAGCTTTTATCAACATACCAGGTATTCAATGGAAATTGAAAAGAGATTTTAAAACTGCATGTGGCATGTGGAATAATGATTGGGAGAAACAACTTTGTGAGGGACAAAAACGACGGCATGCAATTTGCAACTGGTCGCGCATTCTTATCGGCGGCCACTTACTCATAGCAGTCGTCTCGATTTACTTTGGGCTTTGGATTGTTCCAATTATCGTCAGTTTGAATTTTGCCTATGGAGGTGCCTTGCTGTTTTTTCTCAACAATACACAGCACGTTGGCTTACAGGATCATACGACAGACTTTCGCCTTAACAGCCGGACTTTCTATACAAACCCAGTCTTCCGCTTTCTTTATTGGAATATGAACTACCACATCGAACATCACATGTATGCTTCGGTTCCTTGCTACAATCTTTCGAAATTACATGAGGCAATCAAAAGTGAACTGCCGCCGACTCCGAATGGTTTGATTCAAACCTGGTTTCACATTATTGGTGTGCTTTACCGGCAGCAGGAAGAACCGGGTTATCAGTACGAGCCAAAGATCCCTGAGTCTGAATTCCGGAAAGCGGTTTGA